One Salmo trutta chromosome 24, fSalTru1.1, whole genome shotgun sequence genomic region harbors:
- the LOC115161222 gene encoding renin receptor-like: MLLENRRRMETLFSVAFIFCSVFTAGVQGDSLTILQAPGYVSFQKGDWPISGEKIPDMVALTMGFSVQEDLSWPGLRAGQLFQRPRANVLVVVRGVDSLALPQNVASYPLENPVPFTLDSVAETVHSLFADDTPVVLQLAPSEERLYMLGKANAVFEDLPVTLQQIRSRLSQDGSVLASLPLNSLNRNAEADLLFLSEVQVLHDITALLQRHRHLAQDHSPDLYSLELSGLEELGRRYGQDSPQYRDATAILANVLQKFGEDVFGLYGDSAVVEVVTVKSFEAPLTRKSRSILESKQISNPGSPYNLAYKYNFNYAVIFNIVLWLMIILALAVIVISYNLWNMDPGYDSIIYRMTNQKIRLD; the protein is encoded by the exons ATGTTGCTGGAAAATCGCCGACGGATGGAGACTTTATTCAGCGTAGCGTTTATCTTCTGCTCGGTTTTTACGGCAG GCGTTCAGGGGGACAGCCTCACCATATTGCAGGCCCCTGGGTATGTGTCCTTCCAAAAGGGAGACTGGCCAATCTCAGGGGAGAAGATTCCAGATATGGTGGCTCTGACTATGGGTTTCTCTGTCCAGGAG GATCTCTCCTGGCCAGGCCTCCGGGCAGGTCAGTTGTTCCAGCGTCCCAGGGCCAATGTGCTGGTGGTGGTGAGGGGGGTGGACAGCCTGGCCCTGCCCCAGAATGTGGCCTCCTACCCCTTGGAGAAC ccgGTACCCTTCACCCTGGACAGTGTGGCTGAGACGGTTCATTCTCTCTTTGCTGACGACACTCCTGTGGTCCTCCAGCTGGCCCCTAGTGAGGAG aggCTGTACATGCTGGGGAAGGCCAACGCGGTGTTTGAGGACCTGCCTGTGACCCTGCAGCAGATCCGTTCTCGTCTCTCCCAGGATGGCTCCGTGCTGGCCTCCCTGCCACTTAACTCCCTCAACCGCAACGCTGAG GCTGATCTGCTCTTCCTGTCGGAGGTCCAGGTTCTACATGACATCACTGCCCTG CTGCAGAGACACCGGCACCTGGCCCAGGATCACTCCCCTGACCTGTACTCCCTGGAGCTGTCTGGCCTGGAGGAGCTGGGCCGTCGCTACGGACAGGACTCCCCTCAGTATCGAGACGCCACCGCCATCCTGGCCAACGTCCTACAGAAG TTTGGTGAGGACGTCTTTGGTCTCTATGGTGACAGTGCGGTGGTCGAGGTTGTCACGGTGAAGAGCTTTGAGGCACCATTGACCAGGAAGTCCCGCTCCATCCTGGAGTCCAAAcagatt AGTAACCCTGGCAGTCCCTATAACCTGGCCTATAAGTACAACTTTAATTATGCAGTGATCTTCAACATCGTGCTGTGGCTGATGATCATCCTTGCCCTGGCTGTCATTGTCATCTCATACAATCTGTGGAACATGGACCCAGGATATGACAGCATCATCTACAGGATGACCAATCAGAAGATCAGGTTGGACTGA